Genomic window (Achromobacter sp. B7):
ATGATGATCCAGGACTGCACCATCATCAGCACCAGCACGCCGATGATGATCCAGGCGTCGATCGGCACGGCCTTGAGCAGAAAGCCCAGGCCACCGAAACCGAAGCCCGACTGCTCTTCATCCGCGCCGTAAGCCACCAGGCGCGACTCGGCGCCTTGCGAGGCGGCGTCGGCGTGGATCAGCGCGGCGGGGCGCGCAACCTTGGACAGGCGCACTTCGTCCATGGCGCCCACGAACGGGGCGTACACCGGACGCGGTGCGGCAGCGGGCGCGGCGGCGTCGGCGGAGACCGCACCGCTGGCGGTATTCGCCGCGTTCGCGGCGTTCGCGGAGTTCGCCGAATTCGTCGCCGGCGTGGCAGGCGTTGCCGACGTGGCCGACGCAGCGGAGGCGGCCGGCATCGGCACGTCGCCCCCCAGCGCGGCAGGCGTGGCCAGCGGCGGCAGGCTGGCGGCCAGCGACGCGGTGGCGCGGCCGTTCACGTACAGGTGCACCTGGCTGCCATCGGCCGTCACGGCAAGGTGCTGCCACGCGGCGGGCGTCAGCGGCTGGCCGGGCTGGCTGCGCTGGCCGTTCACTTCCACAAACGGCACGCCCTGGTTGATGCCGATCAGCAAGGCGTTGCCGGCATCGCGACGCGCATAGACCAGCTGTTCGCCGGCCGGTTGGTCGGCGCGCACCCAGGCGCTGAACGTGAACGCGCCCGCGGCCGGGATGGCCAGCGAGGGGCTGGCGGGCAGCATCAGCGGCGCGTTGCCCGTGAACTGCGCGGCGCGGCCAATCACGCCGTCGACCGCTGCGCCCGTCGGCGTCTGGCCGTGGTTGCTGTAGGCGGTGGTGTCGCGCGGCGGCGCACCGGCCGCGCCGTCAAAGTGATAGACCAGCGTGTAGTTCGGGTCGAAGCTCAGTTGCCCATTGGCGGACGCGGGCGCCTTCTGGTTGCCGTAGTACATCCAGATGTCCTGGCGTTGGCCGTCGGCAAGTTCCGGCACGTCCACCCACACCAGCGCCATGCCCAGCAAGGGGTCGAACGATTCCAGCTGGTGGTTCAGCACGGTCTGATCGTCGGCCGCCACGAAGCGGATGTCGGCGCCCTTCTCGTTGATGCCGTCAAAGGTGAAGTTGCCCGTATGCAGGCGCACCAGCAGCGGCGTGCGGGCGGCGGGGCCGCCCAGCGGCAGGCCCTGCGCGGTGCTGTCAACGGTGATTTGCTTGCGGTACTGCCAATCCGGTTGCCACCAGGCGTTGGCGGCCGACGGCAAGACGCCGGCCAGCACGGTTAGCAGGAGCATCAATAGGCGTTGCATGAGTAAGACTCCGGGATGGAAAAGTGGCGTGCGCTCAGAAGCTGGCGCGCACGCTGAAGTTCAGGCGGGGATCGTGTTTGCGGGTATTGGGGCCGTCTTTCAGCGGATAGCCCCAGTCCAGCGAGCCCGACAGCCAATCGATCATTTGCAGGCGCGTGCCCAGGCCTACGCTGGCCAGCGAATAGCGCGAATCCTGCTCAGGCAGCGGGTCGCGCAAGCGCAGGCTGGCCGCGTCGGCAAAAGCGTAGAAGCGCCATTCGTTGACGTTCGCGCCCAGCCAGCGTGCCAGCGACGGCGTGCGCCATTCCAGCGACGCCAGGATGCCGTCGTCACCCGTGCGTTCGGCCGCCAGGTAACCGCGCACGCTGGTCGCGCCGCCCGCCGAGAACTGTTCGTTGGACACCAATGCACCGGAGGCCAGCTGGAACGATCCGCGCAGGCCCAGCTGCCAGTCGCCAAACAGGTTTTGCGAGTGCGTGCCGTCGCCGCGCACCAGGGCAAAGCTGGGGTTGGCCTGATAGCGCTTGTCGTCGAATTCCTTCCAGTCGCTGCCCTGGTTGAAGAAGGAACCGCTGGCGCCGACCAGCGACAAGCCCAGGCTGCTTTGCGAGGACTCGCTGTAGCGGTAGCCGTTGTAGGCCAGCGTGAACGGCAGGTACTTGATGGGAATCTGGTCTTCGTTGGCGCCAAAGCGGGTGGACTCGTCGAACTTCTTGTAGTCCAGGCCGAGGGACAGGGAATTGCTCCGGTCGCCTTGCGGGTCCATCGTGTAGATCGCCGACAAGCCGAACGAATAGCCCTTGCCCAGCACGTTGGTGCCGCCGATGGTGGCCACGTTGCTGTCGCTTTTGTAGCCGGAGAATTGCAAGGCCCAGCGCGGCGCCAGCGGCATCGAATACGAACCCGACCACACCTTGGCGTTGTCCGTATCCTGCGGCGCGGTAAAGAACGTCAGGCTGACGGAATGGCCCAACTGCCACAGGTTGTCATAGCCCAGCGAGGCCGTGCTGCGCAGGCGCGAGGTATCCGCGCTGTAGTCGTTGTTCAAGCCGACGCTGGCATGCCAGGGGCTTTTGTCTTCCACCTTCAGGTCCACGTCCATCGTGCCCGGCAAGCGCCCTTCCTTGACCAGCGGCACCACCTGACGGCCGGCGCCCTTGTTCAGCCCGGTCAGCTCGGCCTGCGCCTGGTTGAAGTTGGGCACCTGCCCTTCCTGCAACGAGGGCACCTCGTCGCGAATGGTCAGCGGCGAATAGTGCTGCGCGCCCACCACACGCACGCGGCCGATCTTGGTTTCGGACACTTGCAGGAAGACGATGCCATCGGCCACCTGCTGCTCGGGCAGGTCCACATAGACGGACTGGTAGCCCTGTTCCTGATAAATCGCCTGCAAGGCTTCGCGCGCCGATTCAATATCGGCCAGCGTGCGGTCAGGCCCAAGATAGGGATAGACGGCGCGCTCGATGTCGCGCGCTTGCAGCACGGTGTTGCCGCGCACGATGTATTCGTTGATGTTGACGCGGCGCTCTACGCCCGTGGGCGCGTCCTGCGCCAGGGCGCCGTTCATGGCAATGGCCAAGGCAAACGCATGCGGCGCACGGCGCAATATGGCGCGCAACGCGCTACCCCTACTTTCGAAATCATGCATGACGATGCACTCAGTTCCTTGTGTGAAAACCGGTCGGTGCCGGCCGCTGCCGTGCAGCGCTACGCGACAATTTCGTTACGGCTTTTGCCCGCAACAGCGCGTCCATGGCTTCTGCTTGTTACTAGACGTACTGGCAGGCCCGGGACGACGCGTTGTAAGAAAAACTTCATGAAAAAGAATCGCGGCGTGCGCGGTCGCCGGGGGTCGCCGCCTTGCGCGGGGATTCTGGCCACGCGACATGACGGCGAATGCAGTGCAAGCGGCGTGGCGAAAAAAAAACGCGGCCGGTGCAAACCGGCCGCGCATACCAGGCATGGTTGGGGCATGCAGGAGGCACCCCCCTACATCGTCAGGCGGCTTTTCTCCTCGGCGCTCAAGCCGCCGGTTTCGCTGGCGTTCAGCGCACCCGCGCCCAGCACCTGCACGGCGCTGGCGGCGTCGTACTTGGGCGCCGCCGATGCCGCCCCGGCCGGCGGCGCGGTCGGGGCGGCGCCCGCCACCGGCTCGTCGCCATAGCCCAGGATCTGCACATTGATGACCGACGGCTGATTCTGGCGCGCTTCGTTTTGCGCACGCTGCGCCGAGGCCTCGGCCGCATTGACGGCCGAAGTCGCCGCGGCGCTGGCCGATGACAACGCGCCGGTATTGACGGCCGCCGACACCGGCACGCCCGCGCTGTCGCCCTGGGCCTGGATGTTGGCGGCGTTCACCACCTGCAAGGCCGCGATGTTGACGTTGCCCGACACGCGGATGCCGGCCTCGCCCGCGTCGATCGTGCCCAGCGGCGCGTACAGGTCCACGTCGCCCGCCGGCACTTCCGGCAGCGGCGCCAGCGTGGCGATGCCCGCGCCGGTGCTGGGCGCATTGGGCGACAAGGTCACGTTGCCCACGGCGTCATATTCGCGCTTGGGCGGCGAATACAGCACCGTGGTCTTGGACCCGCGACCCGCGTTGATGTCGCCTTCGGCCGACCACGCCGTGATGCCGCCGCCAAAGGTCGTCATGACGCGGCTTTGCCCCAGCAGGATGCTGCCTTGCGCATACAGCTGGATGTTGCCTTCGCCCTGCGTGATGATGCCGGCCGTGGCGGGCGGCGCCACGCCTTCCACGCCGAACACCTGCTGCCCGCCCGGCGTCATCAACTGGATGTCGCCGCCGAAGCTGCTGCGGATGCCCGCCGCGCCGTACAAGGTGATGTCGCCGTCATACGCGCCGGGCGTCGCGTCGGAAAACAACGCGGCGATGGCCTGGCGACCGCGCAGATAGCTGCCGTTGCGCGGGCTGCTCTTGTCGTTGTATTCGCGGCCCCCGGCACGCAGCTCGGCAAAATACACCTGCCGCGCGAAGATGCGTTGCTGCTCGGCAGGCAGCGCCGCGAACACCGCGCGCGCATCGTCCGTGCTGCCGGCAAAGCCATAACGCTGCGTCAACCACAGCAGCAGTTCGGCCTCGTAGGTCTTGAAGGCCAGGCCCTGGTCGACCAAGGGGCGGCCGGGGTCGGCGGCCTTGGCCGGGTCCAGATAGCGGTCGATAAAGCCCGCGTAATCCGGCCCCTTGGCGCCCACGCCCGCCTGCACGGCGATGGACGCGCCCAGCCGGTGGTCGCCCGACAGCACCGGCCCCAGGCTGGTAATGGACGCGCGATCCGCCATCAACACGTGACGCCCCGCCGATACCTCAAGCACGCCGGGGCCGGCCACCTGGAACGAGCTGTACAGGATGTCGCGCCCGGCGGACACGCGCGATACGTCCAGCGCGTCGCGGTGCAGGAACAGGTTGCCCGCCGAGGTCACCGACGTCGAGCTGGCGCCAAAGTTCATGCCGTTGGTCGTGGGCACATCGGTCTTGACGCCGGTGTCGGTACCCGAGGCCACGATGTCGCGGCCCGCCATCATCCACACCGGGCCCGACGCCTCGTACCACGTCTGCCCGGTATTCGGCCCCTGCAAGACCGAGAGTGCTTCGCCGGTGCGCAGCCCCACGATGTCGCCATCGCGGGCGTAAAAGCGCGTCACCGCATTGGAACCCGCCGCGCCGGCCGTCGGCGCATTGAAATAGAACAAGGGGAAATGGGTGTCGCGGGCGCCGTCGATGCCGTCCACGCCCTTGTTGCCCAGGGCCACATTGGAGTTGGCTTCGGACAGGTAGCCCGCAAAGGCCGGCGCGAACACGTTGGCCACGCTGGCGG
Coding sequences:
- a CDS encoding DUF2341 domain-containing protein, whose protein sequence is MQRLLMLLLTVLAGVLPSAANAWWQPDWQYRKQITVDSTAQGLPLGGPAARTPLLVRLHTGNFTFDGINEKGADIRFVAADDQTVLNHQLESFDPLLGMALVWVDVPELADGQRQDIWMYYGNQKAPASANGQLSFDPNYTLVYHFDGAAGAPPRDTTAYSNHGQTPTGAAVDGVIGRAAQFTGNAPLMLPASPSLAIPAAGAFTFSAWVRADQPAGEQLVYARRDAGNALLIGINQGVPFVEVNGQRSQPGQPLTPAAWQHLAVTADGSQVHLYVNGRATASLAASLPPLATPAALGGDVPMPAASAASATSATPATPATNSANSANAANAANTASGAVSADAAAPAAAPRPVYAPFVGAMDEVRLSKVARPAALIHADAASQGAESRLVAYGADEEQSGFGFGGLGFLLKAVPIDAWIIIGVLVLMMVQSWIIMFKKSRNVARVAAANEVFRDSFATVGQRLELLADDNALAQRLANASLWRLYRVAINEIRTRRAQGADTTSISAATIEAIRASMDAVRTKENLALGSKLGSLSNAIAGGPYIGLLGTVLGIMVVFLGTAMAGDVNINAIAPGMAAALLATAMGLFVAIPALFGYNRLVSRNKEVSADMRVFVDEFITRLAEVHGETQAQEAAHHTAPRAPAPGHPAMREAQPAPAHA
- a CDS encoding ShlB/FhaC/HecB family hemolysin secretion/activation protein — its product is MHDFESRGSALRAILRRAPHAFALAIAMNGALAQDAPTGVERRVNINEYIVRGNTVLQARDIERAVYPYLGPDRTLADIESAREALQAIYQEQGYQSVYVDLPEQQVADGIVFLQVSETKIGRVRVVGAQHYSPLTIRDEVPSLQEGQVPNFNQAQAELTGLNKGAGRQVVPLVKEGRLPGTMDVDLKVEDKSPWHASVGLNNDYSADTSRLRSTASLGYDNLWQLGHSVSLTFFTAPQDTDNAKVWSGSYSMPLAPRWALQFSGYKSDSNVATIGGTNVLGKGYSFGLSAIYTMDPQGDRSNSLSLGLDYKKFDESTRFGANEDQIPIKYLPFTLAYNGYRYSESSQSSLGLSLVGASGSFFNQGSDWKEFDDKRYQANPSFALVRGDGTHSQNLFGDWQLGLRGSFQLASGALVSNEQFSAGGATSVRGYLAAERTGDDGILASLEWRTPSLARWLGANVNEWRFYAFADAASLRLRDPLPEQDSRYSLASVGLGTRLQMIDWLSGSLDWGYPLKDGPNTRKHDPRLNFSVRASF